One stretch of Streptococcus australis DNA includes these proteins:
- a CDS encoding response regulator transcription factor, with product MGKTILLVDDEVEITDIHQRYLVQAGYQVLVAHDGVEALEIFKRKPIDLIITDIMMPRMDGYDLISEVQYQSPDQPFLFITAKTSEQDKIYGLSLGADDFIAKPFSPRELVLRVHNILRRLHRGGETEVISLGDLRMNHASHEVQVGDVALDLTVKSFELLWLLASNPERVFSKTDLYEKVWQEDYVDDTNTLNVHIHALRQELAKHASSETPTIKTVWGLGYKIEKARGSQ from the coding sequence ATGGGAAAGACAATTTTACTCGTTGACGACGAGGTGGAAATCACAGATATTCATCAACGTTATCTGGTTCAGGCAGGGTATCAGGTTTTGGTGGCCCATGATGGAGTAGAGGCCTTAGAAATTTTCAAGCGAAAACCGATTGATTTGATTATTACAGACATCATGATGCCTCGGATGGATGGTTATGATTTGATTAGTGAGGTCCAGTATCAATCTCCGGATCAGCCTTTTCTCTTTATCACGGCTAAGACCAGTGAGCAGGACAAGATTTACGGCCTGAGCTTGGGGGCAGATGACTTTATTGCCAAGCCCTTTAGCCCTCGTGAACTGGTTTTGCGCGTCCACAATATCTTGCGGCGCCTTCATCGTGGAGGTGAGACAGAAGTTATCAGTCTCGGGGATTTACGGATGAATCACGCTAGCCATGAGGTTCAAGTCGGAGATGTGGCGCTTGATTTGACAGTCAAATCCTTCGAACTTCTATGGCTTCTAGCCAGCAATCCAGAGCGAGTTTTCTCTAAGACAGACCTCTATGAAAAGGTCTGGCAAGAAGACTACGTGGATGATACCAATACCTTGAATGTTCATATTCATGCTCTGCGACAGGAGTTGGCTAAACATGCTAGTTCAGAAACACCCACCATCAAAACTGTTTGGGGCTTGGGCTACAAAATTGAGAAAGCACGAGGTAGTCAATGA
- a CDS encoding HXXEE domain-containing protein: MAFYLWMFPLLFIFHDMEEIIGLVPWIHLNETLLAQKAPTILKIHKEMTTEGFALTVFEEFILVLSITLLAYFSQSRTLELVWLGGFVAFALHLLLHVGQSLLLRKYIPALITSTICFPVSAYLITDVVHLWQVSTSEFSLFSLVGSDIVVINLLFALWLGRKYSIWLAHYH, encoded by the coding sequence ATGGCATTTTATCTTTGGATGTTTCCTCTACTTTTTATCTTTCACGATATGGAAGAAATTATCGGTCTTGTCCCTTGGATTCATCTCAACGAAACCTTGCTGGCCCAAAAGGCTCCAACTATTCTCAAAATCCACAAAGAAATGACAACAGAGGGATTTGCCCTCACTGTTTTTGAAGAGTTTATTCTTGTCTTATCCATCACTTTATTAGCGTATTTTAGTCAATCTAGAACGCTCGAACTAGTTTGGTTAGGGGGATTTGTAGCCTTTGCGCTTCATCTCTTGCTCCATGTCGGACAATCACTCCTTCTTCGCAAGTATATTCCTGCTCTGATTACTTCTACCATTTGTTTTCCTGTCAGTGCTTATTTGATTACAGACGTCGTACATTTATGGCAGGTTTCGACTAGCGAATTTTCCCTATTTTCACTGGTCGGTTCAGACATTGTCGTCATCAATCTCCTCTTTGCTCTCTGGCTTGGGAGAAAGTATTCCATCTGGCTTGCCCATTACCATTAA
- a CDS encoding sensor histidine kinase — protein MKLKSYILVGYIISTLLTIIVVFWAIQRMLIEEREIYFLVGMTLMASFVGAGISLFLLSPVFTSLDKLKEHAKRVADKDFPSNLEVQGPVEFQQLGQAFNEMSHDLQATFDSLEESEREKGLMIAQLSHDIKTPITSIQATVEGILDGVIKEGEQAHYLATIGRQTERLNKLVEELNFLTLNTAKTQVKTASKDSIFLDQLLIECMSEFQFLIEREERDVHLQVIPESARIEGDYAKLSRILVNLVNNAFKYSAPGTKLEVVAKLESSQLSISVTDEGQGIAPEDLENIFKRLYRVETSRNMKTGGHGLGLAIARELAHQLGGEITVSSQYGLGSTFTLVLNLSGNENKA, from the coding sequence ATGAAATTAAAAAGTTACATTTTAGTGGGGTACATCATTTCAACACTTCTAACGATTATCGTGGTTTTTTGGGCCATCCAGCGAATGTTAATTGAAGAAAGAGAGATTTATTTCCTAGTGGGGATGACTCTCATGGCTAGTTTTGTCGGTGCTGGGATTAGTCTCTTTCTCCTATCGCCGGTTTTTACTTCATTGGACAAACTCAAGGAACATGCTAAGCGGGTAGCAGACAAGGATTTTCCATCAAATCTGGAGGTTCAAGGTCCTGTGGAATTTCAGCAATTAGGCCAAGCTTTCAATGAAATGTCCCATGATTTGCAGGCGACCTTTGATTCCTTGGAAGAAAGCGAACGAGAAAAGGGTTTGATGATTGCCCAGCTATCGCATGATATCAAGACCCCCATCACTTCGATTCAAGCGACGGTAGAAGGGATTTTGGATGGGGTTATCAAGGAAGGAGAACAAGCCCATTATCTAGCAACCATTGGACGCCAGACGGAAAGACTCAATAAACTGGTTGAGGAGTTGAATTTTTTGACACTAAACACAGCTAAAACTCAGGTGAAAACTGCCAGCAAAGACAGCATTTTTCTGGACCAGCTCTTGATTGAGTGCATGAGTGAATTTCAGTTCTTGATTGAGCGTGAGGAGCGAGATGTTCACTTGCAGGTAATCCCGGAGTCTGCTCGGATTGAGGGAGATTATGCCAAGCTTTCTCGTATCTTGGTGAATCTGGTCAATAATGCTTTTAAATACTCTGCTCCAGGAACCAAGCTGGAGGTGGTAGCTAAGCTGGAGAGTAGCCAGCTTTCAATCAGTGTGACCGATGAGGGTCAGGGCATTGCCCCAGAGGATTTGGAAAATATTTTTAAACGCCTTTATCGTGTCGAAACTTCGCGTAACATGAAGACAGGTGGGCATGGTCTTGGTCTTGCGATTGCGCGTGAATTGGCCCATCAATTGGGTGGGGAAATCACAGTCAGCAGCCAGTACGGCCTAGGAAGCACCTTTACCCTCGTTCTCAACCTCTCTGGCAATGAAAATAAAGCTTAA
- the rpsD gene encoding 30S ribosomal protein S4, whose product MSRYTGPSWKQARRLGLSLTGTGKELSRRNYVPGQHGPNNRSKLSEYGLQLAEKQKLRFTYGVGEKQFRNLFVQATKIKGGILGFNFMLLLERRLDNVVYRLGLATTRRQARQFVNHGHILVDGKRVDIPSYRVTPGQVISVREKSLKVPAILEAVEATLGRPAFVSFDAEKLEGSLTRLPERDEINPEINEALVVEFYNKML is encoded by the coding sequence ATGTCACGTTATACAGGACCATCTTGGAAACAAGCTCGTCGCCTTGGCCTTTCACTTACAGGTACAGGTAAAGAATTGTCACGTCGTAACTACGTACCAGGACAACATGGACCAAACAACCGTTCTAAATTGTCAGAATACGGTTTGCAATTGGCTGAAAAACAAAAACTTCGTTTCACTTACGGTGTAGGTGAAAAACAATTCCGTAACTTGTTCGTACAAGCTACAAAAATCAAAGGCGGAATCCTAGGTTTCAACTTCATGCTTCTTTTGGAACGTCGTTTGGATAACGTTGTTTACCGTCTTGGTCTTGCGACTACTCGTCGTCAAGCTCGTCAATTCGTAAACCACGGTCACATCCTTGTTGACGGAAAACGCGTTGATATCCCATCATACCGCGTAACTCCAGGTCAAGTGATCTCAGTTCGTGAGAAATCATTGAAAGTTCCAGCAATCCTTGAAGCAGTAGAAGCTACTCTTGGACGTCCAGCATTCGTATCATTCGACGCTGAAAAATTGGAAGGTTCATTGACTCGCTTGCCAGAACGCGACGAAATCAACCCAGAAATCAATGAAGCACTTGTCGTTGAATTCTACAACAAAATGCTTTAA